The window AGCAGGCCGTAATATATTTTCGTCAAATCGGTCAAGGCTGACGATGTCGGTAGACGATATTTGTGCGGCTAATACTTTATCTATTTTTTTTGTATGGTTTTGCTCATGTATTGGTAATAATGTTAGCGTAAAAGCACAAAGGGCGAACAACGTGCTATATATTTTGGCGTGTTTTTGAAATGGTGTCGTTTTTCTAGCCAAAACCGCAAGAAAAATTGCCATAATATAAGTAAAGATAAAGAGATAATAAAAATGCACGTTCTTATCCTCCTTCTATGCTCTCAGTATTTGTGGCTACTCTTTTTTTATATCGGTAAGTTCCTGTCAATTTTGTAATGATTTATAATATTGCCCTTTTTCAACATAAGATTGGCGAATTCGAACCATTTCTTTTCGGTCTTGATCAGTAAGTTCTCGAATGATTTTCGCAGGTCGCCCAAAAGCTAACGTATTCGGAGGGATTACTTTATTTGGAGGTATAAGGCTTCCTGCACCAATAAATGCACCTTCTCCTATCTCTGCACCATCTAGTACTATGGAACCCATACCGATAAGTGCCCCTTTTCTAATTGTAGCAGAGTGAATCATCACTTGGTGACCAACAGTAACATCGTCCTCGATAATCAAAGGGATGTTTGGACTTTCGTGTAACATACTTTGGTCTTGAATGTTTACATTGTTTCCAATGACGACAGGGGAAACATCCCCGCGGATAACAGTTTTAAACCATATACTCGCATATTTACCAATCTTTACGTCACCTGTTATGACAACATCTTCAGAGACATACGCTGTTTCATTAATGTTTGGAACAGTTCCTTTATACTCATAAATCAACGTCATTTCCTCCAATCAAGTTATGTTAAGATAAAGTATATCAAAAGGATAAATAGGAGTGGGAGGGGTCCGCTTGAAAAAGTTGTTACATCCGAATGGAAAAGGGGCTGTTGTTATCATTCATGGTGCTTTTGAACATTCGGGCCGATATGAATGGTTGGCTACACAATTACAACGTTCAGGTCTCCATGTTATTTACGGTGATTTACCAGGACAAGGGAAATCGGTAGGACCTAAGGGACACATTGATACATTCCAACAGTATATAGACACGGTTGCGATATGGATAAGTGAGGCGGAAAAGTTGCATGTTCCTGTATATATTATCGGCCACAGTATGGGGGGGTTAATTACCATTAGGTTATTACAAACCATTCAACCAACGATCAGTGGGGTTGTTTTATCGTCACCAGGGTTAGGGATTAAGAGTAAACCTCCAAAATTTCTTTCCTTTATATCAGTGTTATTAGATAAAGTGATCCCAAGATTTCAAGTAGCAACGAAGCTTGACCCAACACATTCCACTAGAAATAGCGTTATATATGACAGAGATTTAAGGGATCCACTTTACTTGGAGAAAGTATCGGTTAGATGGTACCATGAATTTGAACGTTCCATTGAACAAGCTTTTAGGAATATTCATCATTATCCGAATGTGCCGACTTTAATTATGCAAGCAGGATATGATTTGCTTGTAAATGAACATGAAGTAAAACATTGGTTTGATTTATTACCTATTGAGGAAAAGCAATATAAACAATGGGACAACTTATATCATGAAATATTTAACGAACCTGAAAGAGATGAGGTCTTTGCATATATGATTGATTTTATAAATCAATTAAATAATCCGTTAAGAAATGGAGGATAATCATGGGAAAACAAGTTCCTCAAAATCCACTCCAATTAGTAAAAGCGTGTTATGGAAAGTTGTTTCCAGAAGTGCATCGGGAGCTTTCTTATTGGGAAAAGAAGGCAAAGAACATTCCGAATGAGGAATTACGCACACAAGCGTTAAGCAGTCTATCAACAAAAGCCTTTCATTGTGAAGGTGGATCTGCTTATGCGCTTTTGGCTAAAGATCAATGGCGCACAAGTGTCCGTTTTATTGTTGCCTATCAAACGATTAGTGATTATTTAGATAATCTTTGTGACCGAAGTACATCATTGGACCCAAAAGATTTCGAACAGTTGCATAAATCATTAACGGATGCTCTTAGTCCAAATATGGACGAGCCTTTACCAAATTATTATCAATACCGAGAAGATCAAGATGATGGGGGGTATTTACATGAGCTGGTAAATACATGCCAAGTTGTATTACAGTCAATAGAAAATCTTCACCGATTCCAGTCATACTTACATAAGTTAGCATCATATTATAGTGAGCTACAAGTGCACAAACATGTGAAGGTTGATGAAAGATTACATAGATTAACTTCTTGGTTCCAGCATCATCAGCGGCAATGGCCTAATTTAAGTTGGTACGAATTTTCGGCAAGTGCTGGTTCTACATTAGGTGTATTTTGTCTCGTATCCTATGGCTTAAGAGGGGATTTATCGGACAGTCTTTGGGAGCGCGTTTACAACAGTTACTTTCCATATGTCCAAGGCTTACATATCTTGTTGGAATACTATATAGACCAAATAGAGGATATGCGAGAAGGGGACTTAAATTTCTGTTCCTATTACGATTCGAATGAGGAATTAAAACAACGGATTTTATATTTTCATAAACAAGGAAATATAAAATTGCAAGAGTTACCAGACTACGCTTTTCATCATTTAATCCAAAACGGACTGATTGGTATGTACCTGGCTGATCAGAAATTAAAGGAAATTGACCATGGAAAAAAGACGATGAAAGCCTTATTAAAAGCCGCTGGTGGAAAAGCGAAGTTTTTTTATGTGAATACAAAGCTTTATCAAAAGTTTAAAGTTGCTTTAATGTAAAACATGCAGGGGCATTGGTTCACCCTGCATGTTTTTTGATTTTTAACGATTAATCGAAGCGGCCATTCTTACATACGTATGTCTCTTTCCTCTTATGGCAATGGAATAGTCCATAATATTTTCCGGAATTGCAATGCCTGTATAACCAGCATCACCTATATGATGAATATCGGCACCAATCATTTTGTTTTGGAGAGCAATGTGGCGCACGGTTCCATTATCTGCTCCTTCCTGACTTGTCCCAATTGTTAACATAGCTTGTGCCTGTAATTGGTGAACCTTTGACACCCAGCAGTGTGCTTGATCGACCGTGATGCCAGGGACTGTACCTGGAGAAGGGAGTAAGATGACATCAGCCCCCGCCTGAATGAAAGCCTCTATCGTCTCATCATCAATGATTTCGTTACCAGCTTCCCCTTTTACACCTGCACCATGCATTTTACCTGCGATAATGAAGGCTTCTTCTCCGAGTATTTCTTTTGTTCTCTGGATAGCTTTTTCTATTTGTTCATTTGTCACACCTGTTTTGGGATTTCCTGTTAAACAGACGAAATCAAACCCTAACGTTTTCGCTTTATGTAATGAATCATACGAAGCTTGACGGCCTAATGGTAATTGATCAAGTATTTCAGCCGCATCTGCCTCACGATCTACTGGTTCCAAGTTCAAACCAATTGGACGACCGGTTAATTCCTTTAGACGATTAATTACTTGTCCTTCTTCAGCTTGAATCCCAGCAACTGCTGGATGGTTTACATCAAACAAATTTAATAAGATGAGGTCCGCACCAAATGCAGAAACGATTTCTGGATTTGACACTTCGGGGTATAAAGGGGATGCTGTACTAACAATTTCGGCTAAAACCGTTCTTCCTTCACTAGCAGAAATTGATTGTAGTAAATCTTGTTTATTTGCTCCCTTGAAATCAGAAGCAAAACAATTGAGTATTCGTTTCATTTTTTCACCTCTAACTGTCATGTTGTTCAATTGAAAAAAGGAAAGCTCCTTAATCTAAGATTAAGGAACTAACCTAGTTAGTTTTACTTATTATTTTCTTTTGTAACTTCTTTTAAAGCATCAGCAAGGAATTCGACATCCGTACCGACAATTACTTGAAAATTTGTGTTACTTACTTTCATAAAACCTTTTGCACCTTGACGTTTTAATTCTTTCTCGTCTATCACCGACGCATCTTGAACAGTTAAACGTAAACGTGTTGCACAATTATCGATTTGTTTTATATTGTCATAGCCACCTAGTGCATGTAAATAATGCTTTGCAAGTGAATAATATTTGTCTTCTCCGTTTCGACTTATTTCTTCATCGTTATTGATGACTTCTTCGTCTTCTCGTCCAGGTGTCTTTAAGTCTAAAGCTCTAATCAAGAACACAAATAGGACAAAGTAAATCGCACCAAATATGAGACCGATACCAAATAAAAGCCATGGTTTTTGGGCTATTCCTAAGTTTAGGAAGAAATCAATCGCACCAGCTGAGAAAC of the Salirhabdus salicampi genome contains:
- a CDS encoding gamma carbonic anhydrase, whose translation is MIYEYKGTVPNINETAYVSEDVVITGDVKIGKYASIWFKTVIRGDVSPVVIGNNVNIQDQSMLHESPNIPLIIEDDVTVGHQVMIHSATIRKGALIGMGSIVLDGAEIGEGAFIGAGSLIPPNKVIPPNTLAFGRPAKIIRELTDQDRKEMVRIRQSYVEKGQYYKSLQN
- a CDS encoding alpha/beta hydrolase produces the protein MKKLLHPNGKGAVVIIHGAFEHSGRYEWLATQLQRSGLHVIYGDLPGQGKSVGPKGHIDTFQQYIDTVAIWISEAEKLHVPVYIIGHSMGGLITIRLLQTIQPTISGVVLSSPGLGIKSKPPKFLSFISVLLDKVIPRFQVATKLDPTHSTRNSVIYDRDLRDPLYLEKVSVRWYHEFERSIEQAFRNIHHYPNVPTLIMQAGYDLLVNEHEVKHWFDLLPIEEKQYKQWDNLYHEIFNEPERDEVFAYMIDFINQLNNPLRNGG
- a CDS encoding tetraprenyl-beta-curcumene synthase family protein; amino-acid sequence: MGKQVPQNPLQLVKACYGKLFPEVHRELSYWEKKAKNIPNEELRTQALSSLSTKAFHCEGGSAYALLAKDQWRTSVRFIVAYQTISDYLDNLCDRSTSLDPKDFEQLHKSLTDALSPNMDEPLPNYYQYREDQDDGGYLHELVNTCQVVLQSIENLHRFQSYLHKLASYYSELQVHKHVKVDERLHRLTSWFQHHQRQWPNLSWYEFSASAGSTLGVFCLVSYGLRGDLSDSLWERVYNSYFPYVQGLHILLEYYIDQIEDMREGDLNFCSYYDSNEELKQRILYFHKQGNIKLQELPDYAFHHLIQNGLIGMYLADQKLKEIDHGKKTMKALLKAAGGKAKFFYVNTKLYQKFKVALM
- a CDS encoding DUF7916 family protein, whose amino-acid sequence is MKRILNCFASDFKGANKQDLLQSISASEGRTVLAEIVSTASPLYPEVSNPEIVSAFGADLILLNLFDVNHPAVAGIQAEEGQVINRLKELTGRPIGLNLEPVDREADAAEILDQLPLGRQASYDSLHKAKTLGFDFVCLTGNPKTGVTNEQIEKAIQRTKEILGEEAFIIAGKMHGAGVKGEAGNEIIDDETIEAFIQAGADVILLPSPGTVPGITVDQAHCWVSKVHQLQAQAMLTIGTSQEGADNGTVRHIALQNKMIGADIHHIGDAGYTGIAIPENIMDYSIAIRGKRHTYVRMAASINR